Within the Parus major isolate Abel chromosome 18, Parus_major1.1, whole genome shotgun sequence genome, the region GCATCAGAAAGAGCTTCTAATCACTCACACAGCTAAAGAAGGGCTGTAGAATCTTGGTTGTAGAAAATACTGATTAACAAAAGGCTTGTGAAGCCAGTAGAGAAAAGCACAGTGAGAAGCTGTATCTCTGAACTTGGGCCAGACAAATATCGAGACATAAGGCAAGACACCGGTCATGCCGGTATTTAACCGTTGGGCAACAAAAGCAGTGATTTCTCTATTTATTAATTGATTTACTGTCTTTGTGTTAAGGTTAGACGCCTTTCTAGAAACTGTACTTTAATTAGACATGAGCTGTTCAGTGCAATTAGGAACTGTATAGTGAAGTACAGTATGCCAAGGTCAGGCTAGAGTTTTACAGACCCTGTGCTGTTCTTGAGAGTACATGGGTGATGTGGCTGTGGCGGTAGGATTACAAAAGAGATGATCAAactccagagcagagattttttgtttcaatCCTGAAATGAAAGTTTgagtatttcttttcattccctAGAAGGTAATCTTCATAACCCAGCTTTGTTTGAGGGCCGGAACCCATTGGTGTGGGAGATGGCTGAGGAGTATCTGGAGATAGTGCGGAAGTACCCTTGTCCATTGTCGTACGTTAGGGCACATCTCTTCAAGCTCTGGCATCACACGTGAGTATCTCCAGAGAACTCTTAATGTTTTCAGGGCTCATCCTGCTTAGCAAGAATCTGGGTTTTCTGGAAAAGGATTTGTTTGGCCAGAATGAGTGTGCTGCAAGGTTtgcttttcctggctggagAAGGGTGTGAGCTGAGGCCTTTACCCTTCATTTCATGTCTGGGAAACAGGGCATGGGGAATGAACAAGTTGCCACAAGATCAGCCAGGGTTGTGAGCTCACAGCACACCAGATGCAATGTGTAATTGCCcatatgcacatacacacactttATGGCAAATACAAATTAACTATCTCCTTGTTCATGTGTGGCAAAGTGCCGTTGCATTTATTGTGGAGTAAGAGCATGGCTATGGGCAGTTACTGAGAAGCAGCTGATGCACTGTACATTCATGGTTAGCTTATGTCAGACTACCTTGGTTGTCTGGAAGAGACAGATGTGTGCTTTTCTTTGGACTTACGAAGAAGAACATAAGCTTCTACTAAAGGcaaattaatcaaaaaaagtatatttttatttttagttgatTGCAGTCTAAATATAATTTGATGTTTGGGATTTGCCTCAGGCTTCAAGTTTACCAGCAGCTGCGTGAAGAATTAGCAAAAGTGAAGACTCTAGAAGGCATCGTAGATGTCAACAGGGAGCTGAAACTACGATGCCAGGTACCAAGATGGGCCCTAATCTCCCAGAACAGCACTGCCTGCACTTGGTGGGAATATACCAAGTATGTCATAGAACTGACATCCTTTAGTCACTTCTATGAGACTTTGTGGTTTACTAACCATGATATTTGTAGCTTGCTACAGTAGCATCTCCTTAAGCCTGGATAAGTTTATGTGGGATAAAGTTGCTTTAGGAGTTACAAATGTGCTTCAGTTCATCTGTTGCAGTAGATGTTTTTTTTGCCTGTATGTAATTGTAATTGTTAGCTTAAATTTCAGTTTGTGATTGCCTGGAGTTTGAGTGTTATTTAGTGTATTTTCTGACAACTCCAGGAAGACTGACTGTAACTCTATGCTGCAGGAAGAAATAGCTAAtcagaaagaaggagaaaagccaAAAGAAGGGTTGCCTTTTTTCCACTGGATCTGTCAGCCATACATCAGGCCAGGGTAAGTTACCTATTTTGATACTTAGAGGTACTCATAGGCCTTTCCCACCCATATCATCAATATCAGCCATTGAGTCTGTTCTAGGAGCTctacattcattaaaaaaaaaaaaaaaaaaaaaacaaactttggattatttttattccagttcAGTTTTTTCCTAGTTATTGCTTTGTTTGTGGGGATGTTGCTCATtgtttgcattttctcctttgtatCCTCCTCAAATTTCTCTCTGGAAAGTAAAAACGAGGAATCCCACTGCAGCTCAGAACAAGAACCTGATGTGTATGGAATATGCTACCTGACACTGCTTTATTGTTTCTTGAAACATGAATGTTGCTGGTAACTGCTGTGGTAACAAAGATAAGAACTAAATTGTATTGTGTAAAGGATGCTTTTAATGTATGGACAAGCTTTTCAGATAGCTTATTCCCCTTCTACTGAAAATTGGGCTGAAGAAGAGAACAAGTATGTCAAGATTAATActtaattaaatacttttaaaaatgcttaagtAAAACCTGTGAATAACAGGTGCCCAATTTAGCCGAGCAACTTTAACTGGCTTTCCAGCTGATATATCTGATAGTGTGTCTGTTCACTGCCAGTGTTCACTGAAAAAGCCAGGTTTTTCTGTCCCTTCTAAGGGCAGTGACACTTCATTGTAGCCATGAAAGAAAGGTTTATGGTTTACCCATATTTCTGTAAACCAAAATAATGGTCAGGGACAGCTACTTTTTCCCTCCAGCCAATTTATTATGAAATTCACTGTTTCAGGCCAAAGGAGAGATGTAGGGAGAATGGAGATAGTGGAACTGAAAAAGGTGTGCGAGGGAAACGTGCtctggaagaagaggaagatggaAATTCTGAGCTTCTGtcaaagaataaacaaaaaaagaagttaagaaATCCTAATAAAAGCTTTGATCCATCTTTAAAACGTAAGTTCCATTTATTGGCATGAATATATGGAGAGTTGCTGATACCACCTTTGACATAACTTGCCGCTAAGAGTTTTCCTGTCCTGTGTACTTGTAGAAACTTCTTGAAAAAGAGGGGGAATTTTTGCTGTTGAAATTTCCATGCCAGGTAACATGATTTAAATCATGTTCACTAGTAAAGGAAACAAGGATCAAAATATCTCTCTAAGCATCTTTTTAAGATCAAAATGGTTTACAAACTGAATTGTAGCTTTCGCTAgcatttgaaatggaaattttgtaTGAATTTCAAGCTGATGTctgttgccctgaaaattaagccttctgatcttgttttcatagtattagttactttcccaggaaagtaactgtaaacatgtgtttacacattccttctaagaaacgtttttgatggatgtttcacatgaccagtgtgattgggaaggtggtgacttagttatccaatccctggtcattgtcaagaatctgtaaatactggagtcagaaaataaaagtattttcttttcctgtcacacTACTGAGACGTGTTCATGTGAATCATTCCATGTCCTTTAGTGACAGATGTCCTCCTCTTTTATGCTTGACTTGAGGATTAAAATTTTCAATGCTTGGATTTTAGCACAGAGgcacttaaaaatgcaaagtatttttaCCTTAGCACTGTTACTTGAGgtactgtatttttatttcaaaaagacTCTCTGGCTAGAAAAGCATGAAGCTTTGTCtggttctgatttttttaacttatttctttcacataaaaataCCATTGGTAAAAtcagctctctctctctctctctctctcagccAAATATGCAAAATGTGATCAATGTGGAAACCCTAAGGTGAGTCAGTTTAAGTGTCCAAAGAGTGTCCATAGAGCATTTCCATTAAATAGACATTAAATGACCGTGTAGGGATCAATTGCACAATGTCAGGATGGAGAGAAGTGGcaagtggtgtccctcaggggtctgtaTTGAGACCAGCACTGTTCAATGTCTCCATCAATGATGTGGACAGTGGGATCAAGAGTGTCCTCAGCacatttgcagatgacaccaagctgagtggaATGATGACACACCTGAGGGACAGGGCCATCCAGAGCaacctggacaagctcaagcAGTGGCCTGTGGGAACCTCTGCAAGATTCTGCACTTGAGTCAGGGCAACCATGGTACCAAATCTGGGCTGGGGGGGGATGAACAGATTGAGAGCAGCCCAGGACTTcagggtgctggtggatgagaggctggtCATGATTCAGCAATGTGCACTCACAGGCTGGAAAGCACCTGTGTTCCAGGCTtcatcaaaagcagcatttattgAGCCAGTGCCTttactctgctcttgtgagaccccCCACACCTGGTgtcctgcatccagctctggggcccttGGTGCAGGAGACATGTAGAGCTGTTGAGGTAGGCCCAGAGGAGACTACAAAGATGATTGAGGAATGGATTCCCTCTGCcatggagacaggctgagggaCCAGGCAGTGTTGaacctggagaaggctctggggagcctCACTGCCCCTCCCAGTGCCTAAAGGGGACTTAAAAGAAAGAGCAATGGACTTTTTAGCACAGCCTGTTGCAGTAGGACAAGGGGTGGTGAGTTTAAAGTAAAAGAGTGTAGATCCAGACTAGATATGTGTTAGATTAAAAGTGATGTTTTATTGAGCCAGTGGCCcaagtttcccagagaggttATGCCCCATTCCgggaaacattcaaggtcaggttggacagggctctgagcaacctgatctagttgaaaATGTCCCTGCTTGTTGCAGGGGGTTAGAGTAGATAACCTCTAAAGGCtccttccaacctgaattattctgtgattctgttgtTATTCCAAATCCTGAGGTAGGTCCATGCCAGTGCCCCATCAGGcacaagtgtgtgtgtgtggggggagGAAAGTCCATACTTGGGCAAAAGCTTTTTAACCATTGTGACCAGCGTCTGAGGTTGAAGGTGCTGCACAGAAATCCTTAACATACACAGGTTGAGAGAATTTGCCTTGTTCTCCAAAAAAgtgcagtcctgctgctgctgagggtaTTGATTGCTAATACAGTTGAATGAATTTAACTGAATTTCCCAAACTATCTCCAGATAATCTCCAAGCAAATCTCCAGACTTCCACATGTGTATGACATACATATTttactgtgaaatgaaaaacaaacttaTGGTTAGTGGTGGGTGGAGTTTTTCTGCAAAGTGAAAATTTGAATAACTGGTGTGGTTCTTAGTATACCAATATAAATACTTCAAATGTCATCCCAGTACAGGCTGTAGTGAGTGTCAGACAGCAACTGCAGCTCTGATTTGCTTGTGTTGGATCTCTGCCTTTATCAAAACAAGCATAAGCACCTCATCCTCAGTTCTGCCTTTGTAGCAGATTAACATTGGCTTTCACTATTAGCAATGTGAAATGAGGCAGCTGGTTTTGCAGGTTCTGTATTGAAGTATTTTGATATTTGCAAAAGAGTTAATTTTGCTTTcgcttctttatttttccccttgggGAGCACAGCTGTTTGCTTGACAAGGCAGTgttgcagagctgtgtgaccTGAGTATATTTATTGCTGCAAATATACCTGTAAAGCAGGGTGTAAAATGCAAGTAATTTTGTGTTCTAGCTTAAAAATTTGCATTAGACCTCAGGGGGCAGCCTGCAATTCAAGCATGTGATGTTGCTTCCTGTTGTAACACTGTtagcacagcagccagctgggacTCAATTTAAAGTTGCAGCTACcgaaaaaaatgggatttttttgctttgttcatTACTGGGAAAGCATTAAGCACTGGGCTGGCCTACTTTCAGAGCTGTCCTGTTTCCTAGCTAATCCAGGTAACATCACTTGGTGCATAAACCAGGACTGTCTGCACCAAGgcttagatttatttttgttttgctcttgcaTGCCTGTAATGTTGCAGGTAGCTCTTGAAATCTTCTGACTAGGcctgcaattttttctttttcctagatTATGAATTTCTGAGCTATGTCATGAAATGGGGTGGCAGGGTGGGGGATGTGGAGAAGGAACTCAACTAAAGTCTCCCTAAACAGGAAGGATTTTCTGACTGGGGTGGAGGGAACCAAACTAAACATCAACCCCCTTTTCTAAAATGTGTGTGAGCAAAGCATCCCAGAGACCCAGGCTCATATAGCCACATCATCAGTTAGCCAagtctcagctgctgctgtcccctaAGGGACATacattgtattttaataaataaaaggtgTATTTTAAGATGCAAGTAGGGAAGTAATTCTGGTGGTAACATATTTTAGCAGATGGTAGCATGTCAGACACCATGTTCCATGTTGCAGAGAACGAGATCAAACTCACCAGCACCAAATGGCTTCATGGTTGGTGCAGAGGGCTTATGGCATGTGTCTGCTTGTGGTGGCTACCCTGGGCTGCCCACCAGGCTGTGAGGGGGCCGCACAAGTTGAATGTGgatatttttttggttggttggggttttatTGTTCTTTATGTGCAAACAGTGGTTAGCCCCCAGTATGACACCAACTCCGTCATCTTCATTAGGATGAgtacatgggtttttttccgAAGATCTGAAAGTGCAGAGCTGTATTGTTACTTATTATAGTAGacagtaataattttattttcactgacaCAAGCTTCTTTATACTGCTGTCCCAACCCAGGGCAATAAATGTGTGTTTAATATGTGCCGAGGGTGCTGTAAGAAAAGAGCATTCAAGGAGGTAGCAGATTGTCCAGGTAAGTGTATCTGGCCTTACCAAGGATCAAGCAAACATCTAATCCATCTCCCATGTATGTTCATTACTTTAATTTTTGGGTTATGGGGTGGAGGTGAGTGTTAAAATTTACATACTACCTAAAACGCCACATGCTATAGTTTATAGTACCATTTTAAAAGACTGCTCTTCCTTGTTTGTACGTTATTGCTCCTGCTTCCAAAGCCTTGGGATGTACTTTCCAGTCTCTAAAGACGCATTCTTTATGATGAATGGGGTATTCTGTTTAGCACTGTAGTAATCTCATTTCAggattttggagattttttcccctttcactTTTTCAGGTCATGGATTACTTTTTAAGACCAAGtatgaaaaatctctttcatgGCAGCACAGTCAAAGAGGAATTCAAACCCCAGACATCAATCAGAGAGGAGATGCACAGGTGGGGGAGACAGCAGTGCTGAAGGAGGCTGCTGACAGTACAGGGTGAAGCTTTGGAAATGAACAGCCCAAGAGCTCCTGCCAGACCACTACTTCCCTGGGCCAAAGAATGTGTCATCTCCAGCTCACTGTCAGCTGTGTGAACTTGTTCCACATGATTAAGTTctagaaaatttttatttaagtaaaaaattgcttttactCAGGGAATTATcctgcatttgaaataaaagagatgCAATTAAATGTCTCATGCTGCatttgaaagactgaaaatgctgcatttttggGTGGAGGCAATTTCTGTAAGCTGCCATTACACTCTGCCTCCTGTATGCTCATTAACCCTTCATgctcttatttttaatactggGGACTAAATGTATTGTATTAGAACAGCCTTTTGACATGCTAAAAATAGCAAAGTCAGTGACTTCCTCACTAACAGAAAATGTGCCACATCTGTTAGTGTTTTGGGCCACATTAGCAATGCAGAAAAGGAATGCAGCAGTACTTGGAAAATGTGAATGTAGAACTATAAGGTCTTGCTATATCCAATAGTTCATTATTATTAACTAATAATTATTAGTTTCTTACAGTATAATGAAACTTAACAGTCTTCCATGAGCCAAAGGTTGGGGGAGGTTGAAATCTCTATTTTATTTGGGTTGTCTACAAATACGTGGGAAGTTTAAACCAAGTCCATGAACATTTCCCTGCTCAAGGTCTCATACTTCATTATGTGGTCATTTGTCCTTCCCACGTGATAAATTTTGAGAGATATGTGACACAGCCAGATGCAGGTCCAACAAATGCCTTTTTTACAGATGGGAACTTGAAACCACCTCTTCTACTTCCTGTGGAAATAGTCCACTTCTTCCCTTGCATAGGCATACCTGCTAAAGCTGTTAAGTATTCTGAGTTTCCTGATCTGTTGCTCCCTGCTCTAGTAAAAAAGCTAAATATTCATTAGCCTAGAATTTCAAACTGTTTAATTGACCTGTTTCCGTTTCCATTTacaaaaaatcagaaagctCAGTCATTCTCCTGTTCAAAGTCTGCAAAGGCAAAACAGATGGTTCCAGCACAAGAGAAGTGGGGCTGAATGATTTGGCTTACCTTCCTACCCACACAGATTTTAGATCACACCTCCCTCTCACAAATACAATCTCCTCACAGAATCACAAGTGTGAAGGAACAATCAAGGTGGCTTTAGGCTCCTAAATTCGGGAGGGGCCCTACACTTGAGAGTACTAATTGGATACCTTTCTATAAAGAATTAGTATTTAAGGTCTGCTTGTGCCTCCCCCATCCCAAGGCATTTCTTAGCAAGCACCGTGGAGAAATGCAGACAAACACTGTTCGCTCTGGTTCACTCCTGTCCCTGGCACGGCTGGAGGCTGCCACACTCCTGACAAAGGGCTGGAAAACCACTCGGTTTGGAACTACAACACAACTCCCCTCTGTGCAACCAGCTACACATCACCACACTAATGGAAAAAAGTTCCAACCTGAACTTTCAACAGCCATGCAAGAAGATGCCAACCTTGCAGTTACTAAGGCAAAGCTGTCCAGATGATCCATGGCTCACTAACCGACGCTTGTGAACTTTGAGGCCCAATTACAACATGAGCAAAgcaaagcctttaaaaaaaacttactgTTTACACTGACCACACCTGCACAAACAAAGGATTACTTTCAGGCTATGCAATATACTAATTATCCTCTTTAATCTAAAAGATTTAGTTTGCCAGCTCTGCAAGGTCAAGAcctattttgtttctttttcacaggCCCTTAAGGAGATACACACTTTAATTTTCATAGAGtagggggaggaaaaggcagtgCCCTGAATATAGAATGATGTTGAAAATGATTCTCAGTCTTCAGGAAAATGGATTCCTacatctaaattattttcagatgcacacaagaaaaagctgtgttttttcacctgacaaaaaagaaagccaaCCAATTTATTTGAGAGACAGATTATGAAATGAGATATTagaaagacttttttaaaaaactttaaagacAAAAAGTGCATCAAAATAAAGACTGAAACTCCAAAATTTCAGCATGTATTTATGGGATATAAACTTTATGTGCAGAGCATTCACAGTTATCAACTACAGGCACAGGGAGTACTACAGTCAAAGCTAGAGCTGAAGGCTTAGAGAACTGAAACTGTAGCACCTGTAGGGtcagggacagaaaaaaatacccgGCCTGATCTACCCCTAAGCCAGATTTTTCAGGTCCTGCCACTTGAGTTCTTGTTTGAATTAGACCATCTCCTGCTAATGCAGCTGCCCTTCAGTTTGTAGTTTCAGTAACTCGACTAAAAGCCTAAGCCTGAAATATGTCTTTCCTGTGAAGAGACTTAATTGCATTATGAATTTACAAAGCTTCTAATTACTGAGTCTTGTACATTTTCTCTTAGAGCTTGACATGCCCTGTTAGCCAGTTTCTGTTCCCTTTCTAACTAATTTAGCCTGATGAAGTTATCCTATGAGAGAATCTAAAGCTCCACAGCAACCCTATGAAATGTTGAATGCAGTTCAGAGATCCATAAGAACACAGAAGCCAAAATACTTTAACATTAGTTTAAGTACAAAGCTCATTTGCAAAGCAGACAGTAATCCTTTCCCTATTCCCTAGCAGCATCAGAGGAAGCAGCAGTTTCATGCCAGTTTGGTGTTTTTCACCCTACTGCAAATTCACAGCTGATGGAATACCAGAGAAGGGAAACACTGACTTGTCTCAGCCTCAGCTGTCACAAGCAggtgatataaaaaaatactaagaGCACTGTCCTGTGCAGCACACTGCTGCCACACTATCTGCTTCATAAAGAGTAATGAAGATGGCAGAAGAATCTCAAATAGTCAAATTAAGTTGGCTGagacttaaaaagaaaaatgaatcagTGCTTGACAAGAACTTTCTACCAATACACAATGGGTCTTCATTAGATTAAAGTTCcctcatgttttctttttctgaaagtttgtATTACATTGCACATATCAGAAATAATACCTTATTCAGTGGCAGTTTTGGAAGCTATCCAGAGGATGGAACATTGCTGCAGAGTCCCAGGAGAGATGTACAGATCATACTCCCATGGCCTGGGGCAAAGAAtgagctgttatttttttcccctcacccACTGATGCCTTTCAGCCAAAATCAGCTCACAGGTGCTGCTGCACCAGCCATGGTCCATAATCACCTCTAAGAGACCTCCCCCTGCAAAACCTGGCATCACAGACCACTGTGCTGGACAAGTTTTGGGCAGATAATTACCAATCACCCCCAACTACTCTTAACACAAATCTCACAATGGCAGCTTCTACCACTAAGAGTGATTGTGGTAATTAAAACTGCCTTTGCCAAAAGAACAAGCTTCTTTCCAACtacttttcctttattcctaGCAAGGTCATGTAAAGAAAGCAGGGCTTACACTGCATGAGGAACCTGTCATGGCCTACCGGTGGCATTTCGTTAATAAAAAGGTGCACAAATTCATAAATTAAATCCATACATTCATTAGATACATACAAATGAGCCCCTCTGATCATATCTCAGACATACCAACATGCTACACATTCCACAAAGCTTCATTCACTGAATGACCTTGGTGGTCACAGGGAATCACTTAAAGTTCATTCTATGTGGGTcactatttttccatttattactTGGGAAATTACATAGAAATTTAAGgtaagaataatttttcctgGGGGAAACTGCTTATGAATGCAATTTACCTAGAACTATATCCATACTGTGATGTATTTTGTGGCATTTGGGATTGGCAGGCAGTTAGGACTGAGGCAGAAGAAACGTGCCTCGACAGCCCTGACTCCCATCTACAATATCCTAAAGCAACAGCAGTTTCTTTCACAGGCTAAAGGAGAGAGTTACATGCCAGCAATTCTGCACAAAGCATCCAGTATGCCAGTGCAATAAAAGAGGAATGCTCAATCACTCCTATTGAGGCTGCAAGCACTTTTGTCTGGGGGGGACGAAAACTTAACCACCTCTGCCAAGCTATGGAATGGCCTCGggccacagccagagctggagaaTGCTGTTGCCACCCTGTGAGCCCCTTGTGGCTGCTGAGGGATGTCTGATGCTGCTGGTGTCTGGAAGAACAGAGACTCCAGTCAGCTCAAGACATCACTGACCACTGAGGAGCCCTCCAGCAAGGAACAGATACCAGTCAATAAAATCCCAGAAGTGGAAACACAGAGACGTGGCATGGTGCACTTCACTGGGATGCGAAAACATCTTCTAAAGAGCAGAGT harbors:
- the DUS1L gene encoding tRNA-dihydrouridine(16/17) synthase [NAD(P)(+)]-like isoform X1 — protein: MPKLRGEAFWRETLRSAHYVVAPMVDQSELAWRLLSRRHGAQLCYTPMLHAQVFLRDANYRRENLYGEACPEDRPLIVQFCANDPEVFVQAALLAQDYCDAIDLNLGCPQMIAKRGHYGAFLQEEWDLLQRMILLANEKLSVPITCKIRVFPDIDKTVKYAQMLEKAGCQLLTVHGRTKEQKGPLAGVASWEHIQAVRKAVNIPVFANGNIQCLSDVEECIRKTGVHGVMSAEGNLHNPALFEGRNPLVWEMAEEYLEIVRKYPCPLSYVRAHLFKLWHHTLQVYQQLREELAKVKTLEGIVDVNRELKLRCQEEIANQKEGEKPKEGLPFFHWICQPYIRPGKNEESHCSSEQEPDVPKERCRENGDSGTEKGVRGKRALEEEEDGNSELLSKNKQKKKLRNPNKSFDPSLKPKYAKCDQCGNPKGNKCVFNMCRGCCKKRAFKEVADCPGHGLLFKTKYEKSLSWQHSQRGIQTPDINQRGDAQVGETAVLKEAADSTG
- the DUS1L gene encoding tRNA-dihydrouridine(16/17) synthase [NAD(P)(+)]-like isoform X4, which produces MPKLRGEAFWRETLRSAHYVVAPMVDQSELAWRLLSRRHGAQLCYTPMLHAQVFLRDANYRRENLYGEACPEDRPLIVQFCANDPEVFVQAALLAQDYCDAIDLNLGCPQMIAKRGHYGAFLQEEWDLLQRMILLANEKLSVPITCKIRVFPDIDKTVKYAQMLEKAGCQLLTVHGRTKEQKGPLAGVASWEHIQAVRKAVNIPVFANGNIQCLSDVEECIRKTGVHGVMSAEGNLHNPALFEGRNPLVWEMAEEYLEIVRKYPCPLSYVRAHLFKLWHHTLQVYQQLREELAKVKTLEGIVDVNRELKLRCQEEIANQKEGEKPKEGLPFFHWICQPYIRPGKNEESHCSSEQEPDVYGICYLTLLYCFLKHECCWPKERCRENGDSGTEKGVRGKRALEEEEDGNSELLSKNKQKKKLRNPNKSFDPSLKPKYAKCDQCGNPKVMDYFLRPSMKNLFHGSTVKEEFKPQTSIREEMHRWGRQQC
- the DUS1L gene encoding tRNA-dihydrouridine(16/17) synthase [NAD(P)(+)]-like isoform X2 — encoded protein: MPKLRGEAFWRETLRSAHYVVAPMVDQSELAWRLLSRRHGAQLCYTPMLHAQVFLRDANYRRENLYGEACPEDRPLIVQFCANDPEVFVQAALLAQDYCDAIDLNLGCPQMIAKRGHYGAFLQEEWDLLQRMNIDKTVKYAQMLEKAGCQLLTVHGRTKEQKGPLAGVASWEHIQAVRKAVNIPVFANGNIQCLSDVEECIRKTGVHGVMSAEGNLHNPALFEGRNPLVWEMAEEYLEIVRKYPCPLSYVRAHLFKLWHHTLQVYQQLREELAKVKTLEGIVDVNRELKLRCQEEIANQKEGEKPKEGLPFFHWICQPYIRPGKNEESHCSSEQEPDVYGICYLTLLYCFLKHECCWPKERCRENGDSGTEKGVRGKRALEEEEDGNSELLSKNKQKKKLRNPNKSFDPSLKPKYAKCDQCGNPKGNKCVFNMCRGCCKKRAFKEVADCPGHGLLFKTKYEKSLSWQHSQRGIQTPDINQRGDAQVGETAVLKEAADSTG
- the DUS1L gene encoding tRNA-dihydrouridine(16/17) synthase [NAD(P)(+)]-like isoform X5 codes for the protein MPKLRGEAFWRETLRSAHYVVAPMVDQSELAWRLLSRRHGAQLCYTPMLHAQVFLRDANYRRENLYGEACPEDRPLIVQFCANDPEVFVQAALLAQDYCDAIDLNLGCPQMIAKRGHYGAFLQEEWDLLQRMILLANEKLSVPITCKIRVFPDIDKTVKYAQMLEKAGCQLLTVHGRTKEQKGPLAGVASWEHIQAVRKAVNIPVFANGNIQCLSDVEECIRKTGVHGVMSAEGNLHNPALFEGRNPLVWEMAEEYLEIVRKYPCPLSYVRAHLFKLWHHTLQVYQQLREELAKVKTLEGIVDVNRELKLRCQEEIANQKEGEKPKEGLPFFHWICQPYIRPGKNEESHCSSEQEPDVYGICYLTLLYCFLKHECCWPKERCRENGDSGTEKGVRGKRALEEEEDGNSELLSKNKQKKKLRNPNKSFDPSLKPKYAKCDQCGNPKGNKCVFNMCRGCCKKRAFKEVADCPGHGLLFKTKYEKSLSWQHSQRGIQTPDINQRGDAQVGETAVLKEAADSTG
- the DUS1L gene encoding tRNA-dihydrouridine(16/17) synthase [NAD(P)(+)]-like isoform X3, whose amino-acid sequence is MPKLRGEAFWRETLRSAHYVVAPMVDQSELAWRLLSRRHGAQLCYTPMLHAQVFLRDANYRRENLYGEACPEDRPLIVQFCANDPEVFVQAALLAQDYCDAIDLNLGCPQMIAKRGHYGAFLQEEWDLLQRMILLANEKLSVPITCKIRVFPDIDKTVKYAQMLEKAGCQLLTVHGRTKEQKGPLAGVASWEHIQAVRKAVNIPVFANGNIQCLSDVEECIRKTGVHGVMSAEGNLHNPALFEGRNPLVWEMAEEYLEIVRKYPCPLSYVRAHLFKLWHHTLQVYQQLREELAKVKTLEGIVDVNRELKLRCQEEIANQKEGEKPKEGLPFFHWICQPYIRPGPKERCRENGDSGTEKGVRGKRALEEEEDGNSELLSKNKQKKKLRNPNKSFDPSLKPKYAKCDQCGNPKGNKCVFNMCRGCCKKRAFKEVADCPGHGLLFKTKYEKSLSWQHSQRGIQTPDINQRGDAQVGETAVLKEAADSTG